The Anastrepha ludens isolate Willacy chromosome 2, idAnaLude1.1, whole genome shotgun sequence genome contains a region encoding:
- the LOC128871665 gene encoding probable RNA methyltransferase CG1239 — MDISFEVTQINHFEAQKIAKKRKLTNDIDDNGSEVKKSKLQTEQSAPERNAVTAGSGCSKTLTNVRDCEAGTKVQPTKSFAHQSPKKRLQLNTVSPSGSPQKQAKEKFIYGNYNQYYGYRNKGRECRDIRLEMFMSRSELFQDKRVIDIGCNSGLITMEVAKRLAVKSIVGLDIDRSLISQANKTLVRQKKALPLENEARRLHKFPYNVSFVHGNYVLRDDVLLEIEHEQFDVILCLSITKWIHLNFGDAGLKQAFRRMYLQLRSGGKLVLEAQPYDNYGRRKKMNDTINAHYKAMTFFPKHFTDYLLSAEVGFEGVELMGVPENCEEGFKRPIQLFHKK, encoded by the exons ATGGATATATCTTTCGAAGTTACACAAATAAACCATTTCGAGGcacaaaaaattgccaaaaagagAAAACTTACGAATGACATCGATGATAATGGAAGTGaagtcaaaaaatcaaaattacagaCTGAGCAGAGCGCCCCTGAAAGAAACGCAGTAACAGCTGGAAGTGGTTGCAGTAAAACGTTGACAAACGTGCGTGATTGCGAGGCGGGAACAAAAGTACAACCAACCAAGTCATTCGCTCATCAAAGTCCCAAGAAACGGTTGCAATTAAACACTGTTTCCCCGAGCGGTTCTCCACAAAAGCAAGCAAAAGAGAAATTTATTTACGGCAACTATAATCAGTATTATGGGTATCGAAATAAGGGCCGCGAATGTCGTGATATACGTCTGGAAATGTTCATGTCACGTTCAGAGCTTTTCCAAGACAAAAGAGTAATTGATATTGGTTGTAATAGCGGACTTATAACTATGGAAGTGGCAAAGCGACTTGCGGTTAAAAGCATTGTTGGCTTAGACATAGATCGCTCGCTTATCAGTCAGGCGAACAAAACGTTAGTACGGCAAAAGAAAGCGCTACCTTTAGAAAATGAGGCACGTCGTTTACATAAGTTTCCCTACAATGTAAGCTTTGTGCATGGCAACTATGTGCTGCGAGATGATGTTTTGCTTGAAATTGAACATGAACAATTTGACGTGATACTCTGCCTGTCGATAACAAAGTGGATACATTTGAATTTTGGAGATGCAGGCTTGAAACAAGCATTTCGGCGCATGTACTTGCAACTTCGAAGTGGCGGCAAACTTGTACTAGAAGCGCAACCTTACGATAACTATGGGCGTCGGAAGAAAATGAAT GATACCATAAATGCTCATTATAAGGCAATGACGTTCTTTCCCAAACATTTCACTGACTATCTACTTTCTGCAGAAGTGGGTTTTGAAGGCGTCGAATTGATGGGTGTACCTGAAAACTGTGAGGAGGGCTTTAAACGGCCAATAcagttatttcataaaaaataa